The Elusimicrobiota bacterium genome has a segment encoding these proteins:
- the rpmG gene encoding 50S ribosomal protein L33, with protein MADKRVIVTLGCTVCKDKNYHFQRGKKKDFKLELSKFCKACGKQTPHKEVK; from the coding sequence ATGGCTGACAAACGCGTCATCGTCACTTTGGGCTGCACGGTCTGCAAGGACAAGAATTATCACTTCCAGCGCGGCAAGAAGAAGGACTTCAAGCTGGAGCTGAGCAAGTTCTGCAAAGCCTGCGGCAAGCAGACCCCGCACAAGGA
- the tuf gene encoding elongation factor Tu (EF-Tu; promotes GTP-dependent binding of aminoacyl-tRNA to the A-site of ribosomes during protein biosynthesis; when the tRNA anticodon matches the mRNA codon, GTP hydrolysis results; the inactive EF-Tu-GDP leaves the ribosome and release of GDP is promoted by elongation factor Ts; many prokaryotes have two copies of the gene encoding EF-Tu), producing the protein EGGRHTPFFKGYRPQFYFRTTDVTGAVTLPPGVEMIMPGDNIDIEAELIVPIAMEKGLRFAVREGGHTVGAGVVSDIMD; encoded by the coding sequence GAGGGCGGGCGGCACACGCCGTTCTTCAAGGGCTACCGGCCGCAGTTCTACTTCCGGACCACGGACGTGACGGGAGCGGTGACGCTGCCTCCGGGCGTGGAGATGATCATGCCGGGCGACAACATCGACATCGAGGCGGAGTTGATCGTCCCGATCGCGATGGAGAAGGGGCTGCGCTTCGCCGTGCGCGAAGGCGGCCACACGGTCGGCGCCGGCGTGGTCAGCGACATAATGGACTAG